A genomic segment from Chitinophaga niabensis encodes:
- a CDS encoding pectinesterase family protein yields the protein MKSILFLILLSPLCLRAQQIIVDVNGTGNFKTIQEAVNSIRDLSQQQVKIYIKKGIYHEKIVVPSWKTNIAFIGEDKDSTIITHDDFSGKPGPEGKFSTFTSYTVLVQGNDFSAENITIQNTAGRVGQGVALHVEGDRAVIKNCKLLGNQDTLYAGKENSRQYYHNCHIEGTTDFIFGEATVVFQDCTIKSMVNSFITAAATSPRQPFGFVLMNCKLIADTAAKRVYLGRPWRPYARTVFIHCELGAHIVPAGWDPWAGDARFPDKEKTTYYAEYGNTGPGASVKERVPWSNQLTAAEVKKYTVKNILEGSDNWNPTISSTSSPVQSSVK from the coding sequence ATGAAATCCATTTTATTCCTCATTCTGTTATCTCCACTATGCTTAAGGGCGCAGCAGATCATTGTAGACGTGAATGGCACAGGAAATTTCAAAACCATACAGGAAGCCGTGAACTCCATCCGCGACCTTTCACAGCAACAGGTAAAGATCTATATAAAGAAGGGCATCTATCATGAAAAGATAGTGGTCCCTTCCTGGAAAACCAATATTGCATTCATAGGAGAAGATAAAGACAGTACCATTATCACCCATGATGATTTTTCCGGAAAACCAGGGCCGGAAGGGAAGTTTAGCACTTTTACCTCTTACACGGTACTCGTACAGGGAAATGATTTCAGTGCGGAGAATATCACCATTCAAAACACTGCCGGCAGGGTAGGCCAGGGCGTAGCTTTACATGTGGAAGGAGACCGCGCTGTTATAAAGAACTGTAAACTACTGGGCAACCAGGATACTTTGTATGCAGGAAAAGAAAACAGCAGGCAGTATTACCATAACTGCCACATCGAAGGCACCACCGATTTTATTTTTGGTGAAGCAACCGTTGTTTTCCAGGACTGTACCATCAAAAGCATGGTGAATTCCTTTATTACAGCTGCCGCTACCTCACCAAGGCAGCCATTCGGTTTTGTACTAATGAATTGCAAACTGATAGCAGACACTGCCGCAAAAAGAGTTTATTTAGGAAGACCATGGCGCCCCTATGCCCGTACTGTGTTCATTCATTGTGAATTAGGCGCTCATATTGTACCCGCAGGCTGGGATCCCTGGGCTGGTGATGCAAGGTTCCCGGATAAAGAGAAAACAACTTATTATGCAGAATACGGAAATACAGGGCCGGGGGCTTCTGTAAAAGAGCGTGTTCCCTGGTCAAATCAATTGACTGCGGCGGAAGTGAAGAAATACACCGTTAAGAACATCCTGGAGGGTTCCGATAACTGGAACCCTACGATATCTTCAACTTCATCACCTGTGCAATCTTCAGTAAAGTAG
- a CDS encoding alpha-ketoacid dehydrogenase subunit alpha/beta — protein sequence MSSHQNSFTVLKDSISNPTLEATITHHEQDTAFQALLLKAYRMMCLARNMAEKYEANRPICKYVHSTSSGHEAIQIAAGLLLKPWDYVSPYYRDDSMMLAMGFSPYTLMLQLLAKGEDAFSAGRSYYCHPSSNQPGKPMIPHQSSATGMQVIPTTGMAQGIQYLESVGLMDTPESPVVLCSLGDGSVTEGEVSEAFQFAVLKGLPVIYLVQDNEWGISVSSGEARAMDAFEYAAGFKGLERIRVDGSDFEASYHAMESAMLYVRTERKPVLVHATTPLLGHHTSGVRKEWYRSTEDLSKHQVRDPLPRLKQLLEPAVALKIEEEAKQRIDAEFEAACNSPEPDITTVADHVFAPMPITEESGERVPANGSKVVMVDAALHAIEEIMHAYPEAILFGQDVGRRLGGVFREAATLAEKFGDHRVYNTAIQEAYIIGSTAGLSAVGVKPIVEVQFADYIYPGFNQLVSEISKSCYLTAGKFPIQTLIRVPIGAYGGGGPYHSGSVESTLLSIKGIKIAYPSNAADLKGLMKAAFLDPNPVVMLEHKGLYWSKVPGTLEAMTIEPAADYILPLGKGRIVLEGEGMCIITYGMGVYWAKAAAASYPGKVEIIDLRTLYPLDEELIFATVRKHGKCLVLTEEQLNNSFAESLAGRISLACFRSLDAPVMTMGAMDLPAVPLNMALEKEMLPNAEKVGIKIEELLRY from the coding sequence ATGTCATCACACCAAAACAGTTTTACTGTGCTTAAAGATAGTATAAGCAATCCGACTTTGGAAGCCACCATTACTCACCACGAGCAGGATACGGCATTTCAGGCACTGCTACTGAAGGCATACCGCATGATGTGCCTGGCCAGGAATATGGCAGAAAAGTATGAAGCCAACCGCCCTATCTGCAAGTACGTACATTCCACCTCCTCTGGCCACGAAGCCATCCAGATAGCTGCAGGCCTGCTCCTGAAGCCATGGGATTATGTAAGCCCCTATTATCGGGACGATAGCATGATGCTGGCCATGGGTTTCTCCCCATATACCCTTATGCTGCAATTACTGGCAAAAGGAGAGGATGCCTTTAGTGCCGGCCGTTCCTATTATTGCCATCCCAGCAGCAACCAGCCTGGCAAACCCATGATCCCGCATCAAAGCAGTGCCACCGGTATGCAGGTAATTCCCACCACCGGTATGGCCCAGGGTATTCAATACCTGGAAAGCGTTGGCCTGATGGATACACCGGAAAGCCCCGTGGTACTTTGCTCCCTTGGCGATGGCAGTGTAACGGAAGGAGAAGTAAGCGAAGCCTTCCAGTTTGCCGTATTAAAAGGCCTGCCTGTGATCTATCTCGTGCAGGATAATGAATGGGGCATTTCTGTAAGTTCCGGAGAAGCAAGGGCCATGGATGCCTTTGAATATGCTGCCGGTTTCAAAGGTTTGGAAAGGATAAGGGTAGATGGAAGTGATTTTGAAGCGAGCTATCATGCCATGGAATCTGCCATGCTCTATGTGAGAACAGAAAGGAAACCCGTATTGGTACATGCTACCACTCCTTTGCTGGGGCATCATACCTCAGGTGTCAGAAAAGAATGGTACCGCAGCACCGAAGATCTCAGCAAACACCAGGTGCGTGATCCCCTGCCCCGTCTTAAACAATTACTGGAGCCGGCAGTGGCGCTGAAAATAGAAGAAGAAGCAAAGCAACGCATAGATGCAGAATTTGAAGCTGCCTGCAATAGTCCGGAACCTGATATTACTACCGTTGCGGATCATGTATTTGCACCCATGCCCATTACAGAAGAATCAGGTGAAAGAGTACCTGCCAATGGAAGCAAGGTAGTAATGGTAGATGCCGCGTTACATGCCATTGAAGAGATCATGCATGCTTATCCGGAAGCGATCCTTTTCGGACAGGATGTAGGCCGCCGTTTAGGAGGTGTATTCAGAGAAGCAGCCACGCTGGCGGAAAAATTCGGAGACCACCGCGTTTACAATACAGCCATACAGGAAGCCTATATTATCGGCAGTACCGCAGGCCTTTCAGCAGTAGGCGTAAAACCCATTGTGGAAGTACAGTTTGCTGATTATATCTATCCCGGTTTTAATCAACTGGTAAGTGAAATATCCAAGAGTTGTTACCTCACTGCAGGTAAGTTTCCGATCCAAACACTCATTCGTGTGCCTATCGGAGCTTATGGAGGAGGAGGCCCTTATCACTCCGGAAGTGTGGAGTCAACTTTGCTGAGCATCAAAGGGATCAAGATCGCTTATCCTTCCAATGCAGCAGACCTGAAAGGTTTGATGAAAGCCGCTTTCCTGGATCCCAACCCCGTTGTGATGCTGGAACATAAAGGACTCTACTGGAGTAAAGTACCCGGTACCCTCGAAGCAATGACTATCGAACCCGCCGCAGATTACATCCTCCCATTGGGGAAAGGCCGTATAGTGCTGGAAGGAGAGGGGATGTGTATCATCACTTACGGGATGGGGGTCTATTGGGCAAAAGCCGCCGCCGCATCTTATCCCGGCAAAGTGGAGATCATTGATCTGCGCACACTATATCCGCTGGATGAAGAACTGATCTTTGCCACCGTGCGTAAACATGGTAAATGTTTGGTGTTAACAGAAGAACAGCTGAATAACTCATTCGCTGAAAGCCTCGCCGGCCGCATTTCCTTAGCATGCTTCCGCTCGCTGGATGCCCCTGTAATGACGATGGGTGCAATGGACCTTCCGGCGGTGCCTTTGAATATGGCACTTGAAAAAGAGATGTTGCCGAATGCAGAAAAAGTGGGAATAAAGATTGAGGAGTTGTTGCGGTATTAG
- a CDS encoding MarR family winged helix-turn-helix transcriptional regulator: MHDTFVSNPSFFKLDATLKKIRNYWQKSFDALNKDITVDQWLLIENLYKHKRITHNELARLTSKDITTVSRIIELLVKKELVERQGSTDDRRKVFVQLTPAGVNKYKDVRPLVLEMRKTGWKNLTEADYSELTRILDVIYSNIPEESKKGKN, encoded by the coding sequence ATGCACGATACTTTTGTAAGTAATCCATCTTTTTTTAAGCTGGATGCAACCCTGAAAAAAATACGTAACTATTGGCAAAAGAGCTTTGATGCGCTGAATAAGGACATTACGGTAGACCAATGGCTGCTGATTGAGAACCTTTATAAGCATAAGCGTATCACACACAATGAGTTAGCCCGATTAACCTCAAAGGACATTACGACGGTTTCCCGGATCATTGAGCTATTGGTGAAAAAGGAGCTGGTGGAAAGGCAGGGGTCTACAGACGACCGCAGGAAGGTATTTGTTCAGCTTACGCCGGCTGGTGTGAATAAGTACAAAGATGTGAGACCTTTGGTACTGGAAATGCGTAAAACGGGGTGGAAGAATCTAACGGAGGCAGATTATTCGGAGTTAACGAGGATCCTCGATGTGATCTACAGCAACATTCCGGAAGAAAGTAAAAAAGGAAAAAATTAA
- a CDS encoding GDSL-type esterase/lipase family protein, which translates to MKRAFLIVGLCFICFSAFCQDTIKVACIGASITYGARIKDPEHFSFPGQLQTLLGAAYKVSNFGVSGTTLLRNGNAPYHKTGAYQQALASKPDIVIIDLGGNDSKLVNRSRYAEFVSDYDTLIKSFSSHPRIILLLPVVSFVTDTTGIWDPVIVRDIIPMIRQVGLNSGKEVVDMHSLLKDKPQLMPDKIHPEEEGSGIMAKRLYEQIKSL; encoded by the coding sequence ATGAAGCGAGCATTCCTTATTGTTGGTTTATGTTTTATCTGTTTCTCTGCTTTCTGCCAGGATACGATAAAAGTTGCCTGTATTGGTGCCAGTATTACTTATGGAGCAAGGATCAAAGATCCTGAGCATTTTTCGTTCCCGGGGCAATTACAAACTTTACTGGGGGCTGCTTATAAAGTGAGCAACTTTGGTGTAAGCGGTACTACATTACTACGTAATGGTAACGCACCTTATCATAAAACCGGGGCATATCAACAGGCATTGGCAAGTAAGCCGGATATTGTTATCATCGACCTTGGCGGAAATGATAGTAAATTGGTGAACAGATCACGTTATGCTGAGTTTGTTTCCGATTACGATACATTGATCAAATCATTCTCTTCACACCCGAGGATCATTTTACTCTTGCCTGTAGTGTCTTTTGTAACGGATACTACAGGGATCTGGGATCCGGTGATCGTGAGGGACATCATTCCAATGATACGGCAGGTGGGGTTAAATTCGGGGAAAGAGGTTGTGGATATGCATAGTTTGTTGAAGGATAAACCTCAGCTGATGCCGGATAAGATACATCCTGAAGAAGAGGGTTCGGGTATTATGGCTAAAAGGCTGTATGAGCAGATTAAATCATTATAA
- a CDS encoding fumarylacetoacetate hydrolase family protein has product MKIICVGRNYAKHAEELKNEVPSDPVIFMKPKNALLQNNHPFYYPEFTDNLHYECELVLRISKNGKHIQERFASKYYDSISVGIDFTARDLQEKQKAKGLPWEIAKSFDNSAVVGKFIPLKEDTDLKDINFCLYKNKEIVQQGNTKDLLFSFDKLIAYISRFFTLNIGDLVFTGTPEGVGPVQIGDGLEAFIEDDSLLEFQVK; this is encoded by the coding sequence ATGAAAATTATCTGCGTTGGAAGAAACTATGCCAAACATGCAGAAGAATTGAAGAACGAAGTGCCCTCCGATCCCGTGATTTTCATGAAACCAAAGAATGCCCTGCTGCAAAACAACCATCCTTTCTATTATCCGGAATTTACGGATAACCTTCACTATGAATGTGAGCTGGTGTTGCGGATTTCGAAGAACGGGAAGCACATTCAGGAGCGGTTCGCCTCAAAGTACTATGATAGTATTTCTGTAGGCATCGACTTCACGGCGAGAGATTTGCAGGAGAAGCAAAAGGCCAAAGGCCTTCCCTGGGAAATTGCAAAGTCGTTCGATAATTCCGCTGTGGTTGGAAAGTTCATTCCATTGAAAGAGGACACAGATCTGAAAGACATCAATTTTTGTCTTTACAAGAACAAGGAAATTGTACAGCAAGGCAACACGAAGGACCTGTTATTTTCTTTCGACAAATTGATTGCGTATATCTCACGATTCTTTACCCTGAATATCGGAGATCTTGTGTTTACCGGAACACCTGAAGGCGTAGGGCCTGTTCAGATCGGTGATGGCCTGGAGGCTTTCATTGAAGATGATAGCCTGCTGGAATTCCAGGTGAAGTAG
- a CDS encoding pentapeptide repeat-containing protein has product MSRLNHYNMEEVYEVEKTFEKIDFSQSPFPRGEYEECSFINCDLSNADLSGSSFSDCSFSGCNLNMANLVKTAFRDIKFKDSKMLGMQFGNCNPFRFAVEFENCILDHSSFYNTKLKKVLFKNSTLREVDFTSCDLSEATFDNCDLALATFQSVILEKANFLTAYNYSIDPEMNKIKKARFSQMGIAGLLDKYDIEIEP; this is encoded by the coding sequence ATGAGCAGATTAAATCATTATAATATGGAAGAAGTATACGAAGTAGAAAAAACATTCGAGAAGATCGATTTCTCTCAAAGCCCGTTTCCCAGGGGTGAATATGAGGAATGCAGTTTTATTAACTGCGATCTTTCCAATGCTGATCTCTCCGGTAGTAGTTTTTCCGATTGTAGTTTTTCGGGCTGTAATTTAAACATGGCTAATCTTGTAAAGACGGCTTTCAGGGATATCAAATTCAAAGACAGCAAAATGCTGGGGATGCAATTTGGGAACTGTAACCCTTTCCGCTTTGCTGTTGAATTTGAGAACTGCATCCTGGATCATTCTTCTTTTTACAATACCAAACTGAAAAAGGTTCTCTTTAAAAATTCCACGCTCCGTGAGGTGGACTTTACTTCCTGTGATCTGAGCGAGGCTACTTTTGATAATTGTGATCTGGCGCTGGCTACTTTTCAAAGTGTTATCCTTGAAAAGGCTAATTTCCTGACTGCTTATAATTATTCGATTGATCCGGAGATGAATAAAATAAAGAAAGCCCGTTTTTCCCAAATGGGGATAGCCGGGCTTTTGGATAAATATGATATTGAGATTGAACCCTAA
- the pth gene encoding aminoacyl-tRNA hydrolase yields MKYLIVGLGNIGADYHHTRHNIGFDVADALAQKHNVVFKSDRLADVAEVKWKGRVIVVIKPTTYMNLSGRAVKYWLDKEKIPVENMLVILDDLALPLESIRLRPGGSDAGHNGLTSIQESIATNQYPRLRFGIGNNFPKGRQVDYVLGRWSAQEEPVVLQKIDKCVEIVESFATIGLQRCMNNYNNLTFPL; encoded by the coding sequence ATGAAATATCTCATTGTTGGATTAGGAAACATTGGAGCGGATTATCATCATACCCGCCACAATATCGGCTTCGATGTTGCGGATGCCCTTGCCCAAAAACATAACGTGGTGTTTAAAAGCGACCGGTTGGCGGATGTGGCAGAAGTTAAATGGAAAGGAAGGGTAATAGTGGTTATAAAACCAACTACTTATATGAACCTGAGTGGCAGGGCTGTAAAGTATTGGCTGGACAAAGAAAAGATCCCCGTAGAAAACATGCTGGTGATCCTGGACGATCTGGCATTACCACTGGAATCTATCCGTTTACGCCCCGGCGGCAGCGATGCCGGGCATAATGGCCTTACAAGTATCCAGGAGTCCATTGCTACCAATCAGTATCCCCGGCTGCGCTTTGGTATAGGAAACAATTTCCCCAAAGGCAGGCAGGTAGATTACGTTTTGGGAAGGTGGTCTGCCCAGGAAGAACCCGTGGTTTTGCAGAAGATCGATAAGTGTGTGGAAATTGTTGAAAGTTTTGCTACCATTGGTTTACAACGATGTATGAACAATTATAACAACCTTACTTTTCCATTATAG